A region from the Cryptosporangium arvum DSM 44712 genome encodes:
- a CDS encoding RidA family protein yields MAVAFVNPPGIPEVPIYHQVSVASGSKLVHVAGQVAWDADGKNVGEGDLAAQVEQCYLNVGAALAGVGATFDDVVKLTMHVVDWQPDQMPRVLDGIARAAAKLGITPAAPASLFGIVALDVPEHLVEVEATAVLD; encoded by the coding sequence GTGGCCGTCGCATTCGTCAACCCGCCCGGGATACCCGAGGTCCCGATCTATCACCAGGTGTCGGTGGCGAGCGGGTCGAAGCTCGTCCACGTCGCCGGCCAGGTGGCCTGGGACGCCGACGGGAAGAACGTCGGAGAGGGCGACCTCGCCGCGCAGGTCGAGCAGTGCTACCTCAACGTCGGCGCGGCCCTGGCCGGCGTGGGCGCGACCTTCGACGACGTCGTGAAGCTGACGATGCACGTCGTCGACTGGCAGCCGGACCAGATGCCGCGGGTACTCGACGGCATCGCCCGTGCGGCGGCGAAGCTGGGTATCACCCCGGCCGCTCCGGCGTCGCTGTTCGGCATCGTCGCGCTCGACGTGCCCGAGCACCTGGTCGAGGTGGAGGCCACCGCCGTACTCGACTAG
- the mug gene encoding G/U mismatch-specific DNA glycosylase — protein sequence MSVARPGGRNDDRRPTPRSVAGTRPEGGSRPEGPGTASGRPRRPTKADLQAAYGQPIADTVGPGLRVLFCGINPSLWSGWSGHHFARPGNRFWPALHRSGFTPRQLDPSESDALLALDLGVTNLVNRATARADELSPEELLAGGERLVATVDKWRPRWLAVVGVTAYRAAFGRKDARIGPQADDPLFAPTRVWVLPNPSGLNAHYDLAGLAAEFEQLKIAAER from the coding sequence GTGAGCGTCGCCCGCCCCGGCGGCCGGAACGACGATCGGCGGCCGACGCCCCGATCGGTCGCGGGCACGCGGCCGGAAGGCGGTTCCCGGCCGGAAGGGCCGGGAACCGCCAGCGGCCGCCCCCGCCGACCGACCAAGGCCGACCTGCAGGCCGCCTACGGGCAGCCGATCGCGGACACCGTCGGCCCCGGGCTGCGGGTGCTCTTCTGCGGCATCAACCCGAGCCTCTGGTCGGGCTGGAGCGGGCACCACTTCGCCCGTCCGGGCAACCGGTTCTGGCCGGCGCTGCACCGCTCCGGCTTCACCCCGCGGCAGCTGGATCCCTCCGAGTCCGACGCGCTGCTGGCACTGGACCTCGGCGTGACGAACCTCGTCAACCGAGCGACGGCCCGAGCCGACGAGCTGTCGCCCGAGGAGCTGCTGGCAGGCGGCGAACGCCTCGTCGCGACCGTCGACAAGTGGCGCCCGCGGTGGCTGGCGGTCGTGGGTGTGACCGCGTACCGGGCCGCGTTCGGCCGCAAGGACGCACGCATCGGTCCGCAGGCCGACGACCCGCTGTTCGCCCCCACCCGGGTGTGGGTCCTGCCGAATCCGAGCGGCCTCAACGCGCACTACGACCTGGCCGGGCTGGCAGCCGAATTCGAGCAGCTCAAAATAGCCGCCGAACGTTAG
- a CDS encoding serine hydrolase: MPIVNSHSQAAAYRPSPLLPSTPVGRQLEWLAEASARVPITDTELRSHTSLSSLPLPPGLHVESFRAQPREAERRAFAVVRDALGDRYHVILRTDAAGRIHSLRCTPVPGSWAELSEQVAALAPRTSLLAAEIDRNGRVRPVHGVEPSVARPIGAAAVLYVIGALAHAVGQGRMRWDEPLAVRDAWKTDLRSPTGRLPDGTMHSLRRYADDAIFSGDASAIDHLVGRLGRGAVEAQHVRFQHAQIGANLPFLTTREATQLKTHPQVSEEYLATDGPRARLEYLRDVVAHLPRPTEWPDEPRFTDSVEWFASPADVTRAFAGLLAQADEQPVLGAVLGQQGTASLALDAGRWPVGWSKGGVEPGVVTENFLARTQDGRTFAVSLMVSDPDRPLDVDATRAVLRACATGAFTLMSAE; this comes from the coding sequence TTGCCGATCGTGAACAGCCACAGCCAGGCTGCGGCGTACCGTCCCTCGCCGTTGCTGCCCTCCACGCCGGTCGGTCGCCAGCTGGAATGGCTCGCCGAGGCCTCGGCCCGCGTGCCGATCACCGACACCGAGCTCCGCTCCCACACGTCGCTGTCGTCGCTCCCGCTCCCGCCCGGCCTGCACGTCGAATCGTTCCGGGCCCAGCCGCGCGAGGCCGAGAGGCGGGCGTTCGCCGTCGTCCGCGACGCCCTCGGTGACCGGTACCACGTGATCCTGCGCACCGACGCCGCCGGACGCATCCACTCACTTCGCTGCACGCCCGTCCCCGGGTCCTGGGCCGAGCTCTCCGAGCAGGTCGCGGCGCTGGCTCCGCGCACGTCGCTGCTCGCGGCCGAGATCGACCGCAACGGCCGGGTGCGGCCGGTGCACGGCGTCGAGCCGTCGGTCGCGCGCCCGATCGGGGCCGCGGCCGTGCTCTACGTCATCGGTGCGCTCGCGCACGCCGTGGGGCAGGGCCGGATGCGCTGGGACGAGCCGCTCGCGGTGCGCGACGCCTGGAAGACCGATCTGCGCTCCCCGACCGGCCGGCTGCCCGACGGCACGATGCACTCGCTGCGCCGGTACGCCGACGACGCGATCTTCTCCGGTGACGCGTCGGCGATCGACCACCTCGTCGGCCGGCTCGGCCGCGGCGCGGTGGAGGCGCAGCACGTGCGCTTCCAGCACGCCCAGATCGGCGCGAACCTGCCGTTCCTCACCACCCGCGAGGCGACGCAGCTCAAGACGCATCCGCAGGTCAGCGAGGAGTACCTGGCGACCGACGGCCCCCGGGCGCGCCTGGAGTACCTGCGTGACGTCGTCGCGCACCTGCCGCGCCCGACGGAGTGGCCGGACGAGCCGCGCTTCACCGACTCGGTCGAATGGTTCGCCTCGCCGGCCGACGTGACCAGGGCATTCGCGGGGCTGCTCGCGCAGGCCGACGAGCAGCCGGTGCTCGGCGCGGTCCTGGGCCAGCAGGGCACGGCGTCGCTCGCGCTGGACGCCGGTCGGTGGCCGGTGGGCTGGAGCAAGGGCGGCGTCGAACCGGGCGTCGTCACCGAGAACTTCCTGGCCCGGACGCAGGACGGGCGCACGTTCGCCGTCTCGCTGATGGTGTCCGACCCCGACCGCCCGCTCGACGTCGACGCCACCCGAGCCGTCCTCCGAGCGTGCGCCACCGGAGCGTTCACGCTGATGTCGGCCGAGTGA
- a CDS encoding alpha/beta hydrolase, producing the protein MTDVNRQLWQERATGDVSRPWESLSTEPSGLREELWLRPAGADDDRVLLAIHGGGFVSGSIATHRRMFGHLALAAGISTLVVEYGLVPDHVYPAQLDQVSEAYRRLAGRRVALVGDSCGATLALGVAQRGPAPTAMVLFSPWVDLAITGASYDTPTDPFFTRELCRGLASAYLAGASPEPLDVSRLPPTYVQVGGDEALLDDARLLARSSPDVELDEFPGQLHTFQMAVGSSPVADEAIARAGKWLRERL; encoded by the coding sequence ATGACTGATGTGAACCGGCAGCTTTGGCAGGAACGCGCGACCGGCGACGTGAGCCGACCGTGGGAGTCGTTGTCCACCGAGCCTTCCGGGCTCCGCGAGGAACTGTGGCTACGCCCCGCGGGCGCCGACGACGACCGGGTGCTGCTCGCCATCCACGGGGGCGGCTTCGTCAGCGGCTCGATCGCCACCCACCGCCGGATGTTCGGCCACCTCGCGCTCGCGGCCGGCATCTCGACGCTGGTGGTGGAGTACGGGCTGGTGCCGGATCACGTGTACCCGGCGCAGCTCGACCAGGTGAGCGAGGCCTACCGTCGGTTGGCCGGTCGCCGCGTCGCCCTGGTGGGCGACTCCTGCGGGGCCACGCTGGCGCTCGGGGTGGCTCAGCGCGGCCCTGCTCCGACCGCGATGGTGCTGTTCTCGCCGTGGGTCGACCTGGCGATCACGGGAGCCAGCTACGACACCCCGACCGACCCGTTCTTCACCCGCGAACTGTGCCGCGGCCTGGCGTCCGCCTACCTGGCCGGCGCCTCCCCGGAGCCGCTCGACGTCAGCCGGCTCCCACCCACGTACGTGCAGGTCGGCGGCGACGAAGCACTGCTCGACGACGCTCGGCTCCTGGCGCGTTCGTCGCCTGACGTCGAGCTCGACGAGTTCCCCGGACAGCTGCACACGTTCCAGATGGCGGTGGGCAGTTCGCCGGTCGCCGACGAGGCGATCGCCCGGGCGGGAAAGTGGCTCCGTGAGCGACTTTGA
- a CDS encoding RNA polymerase subunit sigma-70, whose protein sequence is MSDFEAATGAFRRELTAHCYRMLGSWDEAEDAVQETYLRAWRGWAAFEHRASARTWLHRIATNVALSALDGRRRRALPSGLDADEPEAGWIQPSSDDMRLALIAGLQTLTPSQRAVLLLRDVLAFPTPDVAEMLGLTPGAVKSALQRARARLARTAPLRDDVVEPRSPQARRQLDAYLNAFRSADVAGLTEVLREDLVLEVMPGRAWFNGLRECLPVLVEGVGRPGEWRMEPTIANGQPAARVHRFGEPAGVVVLDCRRDGIARISVFGDPTLVARFT, encoded by the coding sequence GTGAGCGACTTTGAGGCAGCCACCGGCGCGTTCCGACGGGAACTCACCGCGCACTGTTACCGCATGCTGGGTTCCTGGGACGAGGCCGAGGACGCCGTCCAGGAGACCTACCTGCGTGCCTGGCGCGGCTGGGCCGCGTTCGAGCACCGGGCGTCGGCACGCACCTGGCTGCACCGGATCGCCACGAACGTCGCGCTGTCCGCGCTGGACGGTCGCCGCCGCCGGGCGCTCCCGTCCGGCCTCGACGCGGACGAACCAGAGGCCGGCTGGATCCAGCCGTCCTCCGACGACATGCGCCTGGCGCTCATCGCCGGCCTGCAGACGCTGACGCCGAGCCAACGGGCCGTGCTGCTCCTCCGCGACGTGCTCGCGTTCCCTACACCCGACGTCGCGGAGATGCTCGGGCTGACACCCGGCGCGGTGAAGAGCGCGCTGCAGCGGGCCCGAGCGCGTCTGGCGCGGACGGCGCCCCTGCGCGACGACGTGGTCGAGCCACGCAGCCCGCAGGCCCGCCGCCAACTGGACGCCTACCTCAACGCGTTCCGGTCAGCCGACGTCGCCGGCCTCACCGAGGTGCTCCGCGAAGATCTCGTCCTGGAGGTCATGCCTGGCCGCGCCTGGTTCAACGGCCTCCGGGAGTGCCTTCCGGTGCTCGTCGAAGGGGTGGGCCGACCGGGCGAATGGCGCATGGAACCGACGATCGCCAACGGCCAGCCGGCCGCGCGCGTCCACCGATTCGGCGAGCCGGCCGGCGTCGTCGTGCTGGACTGCCGCCGGGACGGCATCGCCAGGATCTCGGTCTTCGGCGACCCGACCCTGGTGGCCCGGTTCACCTAG
- a CDS encoding winged helix-turn-helix transcriptional regulator gives MGTRDEIRALPPEADLARADSLAREIFSDIANKWALLIIEFLGHRTMRFNELRDAIGGISHKVLTQNLRMLERNGLLERTVHPTVPPRVDYDLTEAGHALRAVVDGMCGWTQQYLSHIERSRKRSSV, from the coding sequence GTGGGCACCCGTGACGAGATCCGCGCTCTGCCACCCGAGGCAGATCTGGCCCGCGCCGACTCCCTCGCCCGCGAGATCTTCTCCGACATCGCCAACAAGTGGGCGCTGCTGATCATCGAGTTCCTCGGCCATCGGACGATGCGCTTCAACGAACTCCGCGACGCGATCGGCGGCATCAGCCACAAGGTGCTCACCCAGAACCTGCGGATGCTCGAGCGCAACGGCCTGCTCGAGCGAACCGTGCACCCCACCGTCCCGCCCCGGGTCGACTACGACCTGACCGAGGCGGGACACGCACTGCGCGCCGTGGTGGACGGCATGTGCGGCTGGACCCAGCAGTACCTGAGCCACATCGAGCGGTCCCGGAAGCGCTCGTCGGTCTAG
- a CDS encoding MarR family winged helix-turn-helix transcriptional regulator — translation MEYGDKLFWLSVLIQRKYAQICAEFDLTPSQATLLCAVRNEPRQMAYLAASLGMTKNALSQLVDRTARRELVGRESSAQDRRVVMLSATPTGKVLGEAIYAEVSKRLPEIARNLDPDDQRDFERVATAVVDTSDLSPTTSDQPITQ, via the coding sequence GTGGAGTATGGCGACAAGCTCTTCTGGCTCTCGGTTCTGATCCAACGCAAGTACGCGCAGATCTGCGCCGAGTTCGACCTGACCCCCTCGCAGGCCACGCTGCTCTGCGCGGTCCGGAACGAGCCGCGGCAGATGGCCTACCTCGCCGCGTCGCTGGGCATGACCAAGAACGCGTTGAGCCAGCTGGTCGATCGCACCGCGCGGCGGGAACTGGTCGGCCGGGAAAGTTCGGCGCAGGACCGACGGGTCGTCATGCTCAGTGCGACGCCCACGGGGAAGGTGCTCGGCGAGGCCATTTACGCCGAGGTCTCCAAGCGCCTGCCCGAAATCGCGAGGAACCTCGACCCCGACGACCAGCGCGACTTCGAGCGCGTGGCCACCGCCGTCGTCGACACCTCGGATCTCTCTCCGACCACCTCGGATCAGCCCATCACACAGTAA
- a CDS encoding NAD(P)-dependent oxidoreductase, with product MGQTTVALLGTGAMGAGMAKNIAAAGLPLRVWNRTRARAEPLAEVGAVVADTAAAAADGADVVVTMQFDLDSVVEVISAAAPAPGTVWIQSATVGIDGAAQLAELAAERGLVYVDAPVLGTRKPAEDGTLVVLASGPDDAHERCAPVFDAIGSRTLWVGTAGQGSRLKLVANLWVTTATAATAEVLSLAGALGLDPSLFFRAVEGGGTDMPYIHLKGGAMLGGDFAPSFTVEGAAKDTRLIVEAAAENGLELPVARAVAGQFEASVEAGHADLDMAAAYLNYRDK from the coding sequence ATGGGACAAACGACTGTCGCGTTGCTCGGCACCGGAGCGATGGGCGCCGGAATGGCCAAGAACATCGCTGCCGCGGGGCTGCCCCTACGGGTCTGGAATCGCACCAGGGCGAGAGCGGAGCCACTAGCCGAAGTCGGCGCGGTGGTGGCCGACACCGCCGCCGCTGCTGCTGACGGCGCCGACGTCGTCGTGACGATGCAGTTCGACCTGGACTCGGTCGTCGAGGTGATCTCCGCGGCCGCGCCGGCGCCGGGGACGGTCTGGATCCAGTCGGCGACCGTCGGCATCGACGGTGCCGCCCAGCTGGCTGAACTGGCCGCCGAGCGTGGCCTGGTCTACGTGGACGCACCGGTGCTCGGCACCCGGAAGCCCGCCGAGGACGGCACGTTGGTCGTCCTGGCGTCCGGCCCCGACGACGCGCACGAGCGGTGCGCTCCGGTGTTCGACGCGATCGGCTCCCGCACGCTGTGGGTGGGCACGGCCGGGCAGGGTTCGCGGCTCAAGCTGGTCGCGAACCTCTGGGTGACGACCGCGACCGCAGCCACCGCCGAGGTGTTGTCGCTGGCGGGCGCGCTGGGGCTCGACCCGTCGCTGTTCTTCCGCGCGGTGGAGGGCGGCGGCACCGACATGCCGTACATCCACCTCAAGGGGGGCGCGATGCTCGGCGGCGATTTCGCCCCGTCGTTCACGGTGGAGGGCGCGGCCAAGGACACCCGGCTGATCGTCGAGGCCGCCGCGGAGAACGGGCTCGAGCTGCCGGTCGCGCGGGCCGTCGCCGGTCAGTTCGAGGCCTCGGTCGAAGCCGGCCACGCCGACCTGGACATGGCCGCGGCCTACTTGAACTATCGCGACAAGTGA
- a CDS encoding LysE family translocator → MVPMSHLAAFAVTALIIIVIPGPSVLFVVGRSLSLGRRGGLMSVLGNTLGMLPQIAAVSLGVGAVVAESVLLFQLLKLAGAGYLVYLGVQAIRHRNDVTTAEPTAPQPTGRLIRQGFLVGVTNPKSIVLFAAVLPQFTDHAVGSVPLQIAVLGLMVVAIGTVNDTLWAVAAATARQWFARSKERISRLGAAGGVMMIGLGATLAFTGAKE, encoded by the coding sequence ATGGTCCCGATGTCGCACTTGGCCGCCTTCGCCGTCACCGCGTTGATCATCATCGTCATCCCCGGTCCGAGCGTCCTGTTCGTCGTCGGTCGTTCGCTGTCGCTGGGCCGGCGAGGAGGGCTGATGAGTGTGCTCGGAAACACGTTGGGCATGCTGCCGCAGATCGCCGCCGTGTCGCTCGGCGTCGGAGCGGTCGTCGCGGAGTCCGTGCTGCTGTTCCAGCTGCTCAAGCTCGCCGGTGCGGGCTATCTCGTCTACCTGGGCGTCCAGGCCATCCGGCACCGGAACGACGTCACCACCGCGGAGCCGACCGCACCGCAGCCGACCGGGCGGCTGATCCGGCAGGGCTTCCTGGTCGGGGTGACCAACCCGAAGTCGATCGTGCTCTTCGCCGCGGTACTGCCGCAGTTCACCGACCACGCCGTCGGCAGCGTGCCGCTGCAGATCGCCGTGCTGGGGCTGATGGTGGTGGCGATCGGCACCGTCAACGACACCCTGTGGGCGGTGGCCGCCGCGACCGCCCGCCAGTGGTTCGCCCGCTCGAAGGAGCGCATCAGCCGCCTGGGTGCGGCGGGCGGCGTCATGATGATCGGTCTCGGCGCCACGCTCGCGTTCACCGGAGCCAAAGAGTGA
- a CDS encoding NmrA/HSCARG family protein, which produces MSTVTIAVFGATGNQGGAVVDALLDHEARVRALVRDPQSDRAQALAARGVELAVVRADDPASLAAALTAVEGFYFMTPEANSLEEIEVEIRIGTALVDAAADASVPHVVFNSVFGADRETGVPHHDSKHWVEEYLRKSGLRATMVRPTAFMENFTSVMAPSLEHGEIVLRLPLPEDVALKMISIRDIGRVAAALLLGTAEAPGGAVELVGDELTGPRIAAAFGARAGLPARYEALPLSVLPNEFDQAMFRQFAEAAEHPSDLAVVRSIEPATLDLAEWIRATSWTAPTNAAGS; this is translated from the coding sequence ATGAGCACTGTCACGATCGCGGTCTTCGGCGCGACGGGGAATCAGGGCGGGGCGGTGGTCGACGCGCTGCTGGACCACGAGGCGCGGGTGCGGGCTTTGGTCCGCGACCCGCAGTCCGATCGGGCTCAGGCGCTGGCCGCCCGCGGCGTCGAGCTGGCGGTCGTCCGCGCGGACGACCCGGCGTCACTGGCCGCCGCACTGACGGCGGTCGAAGGGTTCTACTTCATGACCCCGGAGGCGAACAGCCTCGAGGAGATCGAGGTGGAGATCCGCATCGGTACCGCGCTCGTCGACGCGGCGGCCGACGCGAGCGTCCCGCACGTCGTGTTCAACTCGGTCTTCGGAGCGGACCGGGAGACGGGTGTGCCGCACCACGACTCGAAGCACTGGGTCGAGGAGTACCTGAGGAAGTCCGGCCTGAGGGCCACGATGGTTCGCCCGACGGCCTTCATGGAGAACTTCACGAGCGTGATGGCACCGAGCCTGGAGCACGGGGAGATCGTGCTGAGGCTGCCGCTGCCGGAGGACGTCGCCCTGAAGATGATCTCGATCAGGGACATCGGCCGGGTCGCCGCCGCGCTCCTGCTCGGCACCGCAGAGGCGCCCGGTGGAGCCGTCGAACTCGTCGGCGACGAGCTGACGGGCCCCCGGATCGCCGCGGCGTTCGGCGCGCGCGCCGGGCTCCCGGCCCGGTACGAGGCCCTCCCGTTGAGCGTGCTCCCCAACGAGTTCGACCAGGCGATGTTCCGCCAGTTCGCGGAGGCGGCGGAACACCCCTCGGACCTCGCGGTGGTGCGCTCGATCGAGCCGGCCACCCTGGACCTGGCCGAGTGGATCCGGGCCACCAGCTGGACCGCGCCCACGAACGCGGCTGGTTCCTGA